Proteins encoded within one genomic window of Methanosarcina barkeri str. Wiesmoor:
- the csb2 gene encoding type I-U CRISPR-associated protein Csb2 translates to MRYNTMFALSFQFFAGKYHSTPWGRHVNEGVPEWPPSPWRILRAIIATWKLKVDAEEKDVRNLILSLLEPPVFYLPPATVGHTRHYMPWDKGDKKNWHASKTLIFDTFVAVPRESPVITVWENVSLDDRSLKLIKQIAENLSYFGRVESWCKAEVIEEGKLPSVLKELDSYFVSKPLAEEDVLSSSEEIVNVLCANEGIDPKISLDELDKKGNNKHPLLIRTSILRTQIKNLYPPMSRLVQYTRSLDCFEPSKISHVVDRKEKKVNVVRFLLDSNALPPVTESLKIADIARNTAISTYGGKSHKKTSVLSGKDDDGNILLSNMHTFYLPSDEDRDGKLDHLTLYAPGGYDEAHQLALAKMKKLYGYNLKNDVNLLLLGMFDLDQWSETRKIIPLSSSRTWKSFTPYILTRHPKVTRAGQWKIQGTPKNVEIKVPENCAPYATKEHLMLEYGVLPDLSGMQIDGPVSQLLFSIDRVGLPQPSSIEPIPAYEINGTMRQWLTFKRYRRGKQSPPSGNPYGFRLSFPEEVKGPVALGHGCHYGLGIFVPDNESR, encoded by the coding sequence GTGAGGTATAACACGATGTTTGCTCTCTCTTTCCAATTTTTCGCAGGAAAATATCATTCAACTCCCTGGGGACGGCACGTAAATGAAGGAGTTCCAGAGTGGCCTCCGTCTCCCTGGAGGATATTGCGTGCAATTATTGCTACATGGAAGTTAAAGGTAGATGCTGAGGAGAAAGATGTCAGAAACCTCATTCTGAGTCTCCTCGAGCCTCCTGTGTTTTATTTACCACCAGCAACTGTTGGGCACACAAGGCATTATATGCCCTGGGATAAAGGAGACAAAAAAAATTGGCATGCTTCCAAGACTTTGATTTTCGATACCTTTGTAGCCGTGCCAAGGGAAAGTCCTGTTATTACAGTTTGGGAAAATGTTTCTCTGGATGACAGATCTCTAAAACTTATAAAGCAAATCGCAGAAAATCTCTCATACTTCGGCAGGGTAGAGTCATGGTGCAAAGCTGAGGTGATTGAGGAAGGTAAGCTACCCAGTGTCCTTAAAGAACTTGATAGCTACTTTGTCTCAAAGCCGCTAGCTGAAGAAGACGTCCTAAGCAGTTCTGAAGAAATTGTTAATGTCCTCTGTGCGAATGAGGGTATAGATCCAAAGATCTCTTTAGATGAACTTGATAAGAAAGGCAACAACAAGCACCCTCTGCTTATACGAACATCCATACTAAGAACCCAAATTAAAAATCTATATCCACCTATGAGCAGGTTGGTTCAATACACTCGATCGCTTGACTGTTTTGAGCCTTCTAAAATCAGTCATGTTGTAGACAGGAAAGAAAAGAAAGTGAATGTGGTCAGGTTTTTGCTTGATTCAAATGCGCTTCCTCCAGTAACAGAGAGCCTAAAAATTGCAGACATTGCTCGCAATACAGCTATTTCAACATATGGAGGGAAAAGCCACAAAAAAACCTCTGTTCTTTCTGGGAAAGATGACGATGGAAATATACTGCTCAGCAATATGCATACTTTCTATCTACCAAGCGATGAGGACAGAGACGGAAAACTGGATCATCTGACACTGTATGCTCCTGGAGGATATGATGAAGCTCACCAGCTGGCTCTTGCAAAGATGAAAAAGTTATACGGATATAATTTGAAGAACGATGTTAACCTTCTGTTATTGGGTATGTTTGATTTAGATCAGTGGTCTGAGACTCGAAAAATTATTCCTCTATCGTCTTCTAGAACATGGAAGTCCTTTACACCGTATATTTTAACCAGACATCCAAAGGTTACGCGAGCAGGCCAATGGAAAATCCAAGGAACCCCTAAAAACGTTGAGATAAAGGTTCCTGAAAATTGTGCGCCTTATGCGACTAAAGAACATTTGATGCTTGAATATGGAGTCCTTCCTGACTTGTCTGGAATGCAGATCGATGGGCCCGTTTCTCAACTTCTTTTTTCAATAGATAGAGTAGGATTGCCACAGCCGTCTTCGATTGAACCTATTCCAGCCTACGAAATAAATGGAACAATGAGACAATGGCTTACCTTCAAACGTTACAGAAGAGGTAAACAGTCTCCTCCATCCGGAAATCCTTATGGATTCCGCCTTAGTTTTCCAGAAGAAGTGAAAGGCCCTGTGGCACTGGGTCATGGATGCCATTATGGGCTTGGAATCTTCGTTCCAGACAACGAATCAAGATAG
- the cutA gene encoding divalent-cation tolerance protein CutA: MRCLFMLGIVYITAGNMENASQIARELVSRRLAACVNMFPVSSVYRWKEEIEEDNEIAMFVKTDSSRFEEITQLVKSLHTYEMPAIEFWGIEGEKEYLDWVHVNSSGEKA, encoded by the coding sequence ATGAGGTGTCTGTTCATGCTTGGAATTGTGTATATAACAGCTGGAAACATGGAGAATGCATCACAGATTGCAAGAGAGCTGGTTTCAAGGAGGCTTGCGGCCTGCGTGAATATGTTTCCGGTTTCTTCGGTTTACCGATGGAAGGAAGAGATTGAAGAAGACAATGAGATTGCCATGTTTGTCAAAACGGATTCTTCACGCTTTGAAGAAATCACACAGCTTGTAAAGTCGCTACATACATATGAAATGCCTGCAATAGAATTCTGGGGAATTGAAGGAGAAAAGGAGTACCTTGACTGGGTTCATGTTAATAGTTCAGGTGAAAAAGCCTGA
- the cas7u gene encoding type I-U CRISPR-associated RAMP protein Csb1/Cas7u, whose amino-acid sequence MTDINNLEMLNDQSRLLLEADLEPVQGYRFQPTGFPDLGAAQYQAPDGTNMLLVESPQSMANRMELVCWDEAEKDLVEPLKGLPYIRVKLDENGATTSSIEEAHRINSEYIAKNTKLIDNDTNFNEVLKNELKIEKNKPINYPLLYKILLKYDPNTLLHGVFLEELDGRIKLARNLSGFIEASGVKSVQSGGVKFSHVQPALTGGEGNVPYARTEYTAENITAYFNLDLSSVRNFGLNDDAENLLVVLSLYKIQKFLAEGLKLRTACDLELKDGIRSNINGFTLPSLEDLEAGIIELIEKCTEKALFANPAVTELVYVEPAKSKNNKGNEKENNGTEDEGEGTEGEGEV is encoded by the coding sequence ATGACAGATATTAACAACTTAGAAATGCTGAACGACCAAAGCAGGCTTCTTCTGGAAGCTGACTTAGAACCAGTCCAAGGCTACCGTTTCCAGCCTACAGGATTTCCAGATCTTGGAGCTGCACAATACCAGGCACCTGATGGAACTAATATGTTGCTTGTGGAATCGCCTCAGTCGATGGCAAACAGAATGGAACTTGTTTGCTGGGATGAGGCTGAGAAAGATCTTGTGGAGCCTCTTAAAGGCCTTCCGTATATCAGAGTAAAATTAGATGAAAACGGTGCAACGACATCTTCTATTGAGGAAGCTCACAGAATTAACTCTGAGTATATAGCGAAAAATACCAAGTTGATAGACAATGATACGAATTTTAATGAGGTTCTAAAGAATGAACTGAAGATTGAAAAAAACAAACCTATCAATTATCCCTTACTTTACAAGATACTGTTAAAATACGATCCCAATACACTTCTACATGGAGTATTCCTTGAGGAACTGGACGGTAGAATAAAATTAGCCAGAAATTTGTCAGGGTTTATAGAAGCTTCTGGGGTGAAGTCTGTTCAAAGTGGAGGAGTTAAATTCAGCCATGTACAACCCGCCTTAACAGGTGGAGAGGGAAATGTCCCCTATGCAAGAACAGAATATACCGCTGAAAACATTACAGCGTACTTCAACCTTGATCTTTCATCAGTAAGAAATTTTGGACTCAATGATGATGCTGAGAATCTCCTGGTAGTTCTATCACTCTACAAAATACAAAAGTTTCTTGCTGAAGGTTTGAAGCTTAGGACAGCATGTGATCTCGAATTAAAAGATGGAATAAGGTCTAATATCAACGGTTTTACACTTCCCTCATTAGAAGATTTAGAAGCAGGCATAATAGAATTAATTGAAAAATGCACTGAGAAAGCCCTCTTCGCGAATCCAGCAGTAACCGAGCTAGTCTATGTTGAGCCTGCTAAGTCCAAAAATAACAAAGGGAACGAGAAGGAAAACAACGGCACAGAAGACGAAGGAGAAGGTACAGAAGGAGAGGGTGAGGTATAA
- a CDS encoding TrkA family potassium uptake protein translates to MVTSGRKNGSFITEFRKILHRHPYVAYKIVAVFIFVIYVLTFEYFMIFENQPENANLITAIYWATTTIATVGYGDIVFTSLPGRLFSIVVQVLGIILISGFLITYVVAPWMDRVIKFRLPRKISSGMKDHIVICGYNQLVETLIDELTEEDMFFVIVEEEEEIIRELVDKNISCIFGSPSDKQTLMNAGIEKAKLLIANKSDERNANIVLTAREFQYVNIIAIVEDQSNSRYLKYAGADTVVSPKSMFGEFIGRKAMDRLVSRVTGATEIFEGVHIVEFPVYLKSPLIGRSLKEISSQRLTGAKIVGIWNSGTLSFDPKEDDIVRENNVLLAVGTREELSKLKKLTH, encoded by the coding sequence ATGGTTACTTCCGGACGAAAGAATGGTAGTTTTATAACAGAATTTCGGAAGATACTGCACAGGCATCCCTATGTCGCGTACAAAATAGTGGCTGTGTTCATTTTTGTTATTTATGTTCTGACTTTCGAGTATTTTATGATTTTTGAGAACCAGCCCGAAAATGCAAACCTTATTACTGCTATCTACTGGGCCACAACCACCATTGCTACAGTCGGGTATGGCGACATTGTCTTCACTTCTCTGCCAGGAAGACTTTTTTCTATAGTTGTGCAGGTTCTGGGCATAATCTTGATTTCGGGTTTTCTTATAACCTACGTTGTTGCTCCCTGGATGGACAGAGTTATCAAGTTCAGGCTGCCGAGAAAGATCTCTTCAGGCATGAAAGATCACATAGTTATCTGCGGATACAATCAATTGGTTGAAACCCTGATAGATGAGTTGACCGAGGAGGATATGTTCTTTGTAATAGTCGAAGAAGAAGAAGAGATCATCAGGGAACTTGTAGATAAAAATATTTCCTGCATTTTCGGGTCTCCGAGTGATAAGCAAACCCTTATGAATGCTGGTATAGAGAAAGCCAAACTCCTTATTGCAAATAAGTCGGATGAAAGAAATGCGAATATCGTTTTGACTGCCAGGGAATTTCAGTATGTCAACATTATTGCCATTGTAGAGGACCAATCTAACTCAAGATACCTCAAATATGCAGGGGCCGATACGGTCGTTTCTCCCAAATCGATGTTTGGGGAGTTTATCGGCAGGAAGGCGATGGACAGGCTTGTAAGCAGGGTTACGGGGGCAACTGAAATTTTTGAGGGAGTTCATATTGTTGAGTTTCCTGTTTACCTGAAAAGTCCTCTTATAGGTAGGTCACTTAAGGAAATCTCCAGCCAGCGACTCACAGGTGCAAAGATTGTAGGAATCTGGAATAGTGGGACTCTATCTTTTGATCCCAAGGAAGATGATATTGTCCGGGAGAATAACGTTTTGCTGGCTGTAGGTACCCGTGAGGAACTTTCAAAACTGAAGAAACTGACACATTGA
- a CDS encoding TrkA family potassium uptake protein, whose translation MKPKGHLIILGYGDVGKSIVDILYGSPFRFVVVDSNDKVFENVDFEHLVGNGADEDILLAAGVKTASFEFVALNDDTNVIFATLISRNLNPEITIVARANSVKSIEKIYKAGADYVGSLSIVAGQMLAKMTANCMGKSCRIDEDIMLYEGIEIEKYRVDRGSLLDNVSIEELDLEGRIGCTIIGIERGKLVITAIKRQTIIRADDTIAVVGSSKQISEFKERYVN comes from the coding sequence ATGAAGCCAAAAGGGCACCTTATCATACTGGGATATGGAGATGTAGGAAAAAGTATAGTAGACATACTTTATGGAAGCCCATTCCGTTTTGTAGTTGTGGACTCGAATGATAAGGTTTTTGAAAATGTTGACTTCGAACATCTCGTTGGAAACGGTGCAGATGAAGACATACTGCTTGCAGCTGGAGTAAAGACAGCCTCCTTTGAGTTTGTGGCTCTTAATGATGATACCAATGTTATTTTCGCGACTCTCATTTCCAGGAATCTGAACCCGGAAATTACTATTGTAGCAAGGGCAAATTCCGTAAAATCGATTGAAAAGATCTACAAAGCAGGAGCCGACTATGTGGGTTCTCTTTCAATAGTAGCTGGGCAGATGCTTGCCAAAATGACTGCAAATTGCATGGGAAAAAGCTGTAGAATCGATGAGGACATAATGCTTTACGAGGGCATAGAAATCGAGAAATACCGCGTTGACAGAGGATCTCTTCTTGATAACGTATCAATAGAGGAACTTGATCTCGAGGGACGGATCGGATGTACTATAATAGGCATTGAGCGCGGAAAACTCGTTATAACAGCTATTAAAAGGCAGACAATAATAAGGGCAGATGATACCATTGCAGTTGTGGGAAGCAGCAAGCAGATTTCAGAGTTTAAGGAAAGATATGTTAATTAA
- a CDS encoding site-2 protease family protein, with the protein MNGTNIALSIFLLYWFAVSVLDRKGILEKYNISTFGPLPILMIRTTKGLKLLDVLARPKAYWRIFANLGILLMFAGMIAMFLVIAISDLGLYTSLLSGNMPEPGKYNSPRNIFLIPGLNEFIPLTWGAIALIVTLVVHEFSHAILCRVEGIRVKSMGILYALVPIGGFAEPDDEQLFGTKEKTERELPLTATIEEIEEWEKEEKIRQETEKTKPDEPKSEPVIGATRTQRSRILAAGVMANFSVAFIALLLFFGPVLGAIAPLSDAMILSVNESSPADHAGLENGMIITQINDANITTAEDLRTYLEKTQPGDTVRISATKNGTVSTHDLQVASVPENYIGGGVPVGGIVSGSPAEAAGIKTGMTMIRINDTKMQNVSNFVSFMETTRANQTVEVELLPPENYTGNLTEKGTVVFDVKLSSNSEHDYGFLGVVYGNNAVMELPMLGVSVLMPQAKLYLEALKQIPSLLTMPAGWIILFGLPIYGFAGEGFRGFSGTFMQFYQPVGWAEPLGVGIFWIANTLLWVGWLNFYVGLFNCLPAVPLDGGHVFKDSTYSFVYRFTRNDSISEKVSNSITASFSMLILFSFIFMIFGPYIGQWM; encoded by the coding sequence TTGAATGGCACAAACATTGCACTGAGTATTTTTTTACTGTACTGGTTCGCAGTTTCCGTTCTTGACAGGAAAGGTATTCTGGAGAAGTACAACATAAGCACCTTCGGGCCGCTTCCTATCCTTATGATCAGGACAACTAAGGGCCTCAAACTGCTGGATGTACTGGCCCGTCCGAAGGCTTACTGGAGGATATTTGCAAACCTTGGAATCTTACTGATGTTTGCAGGCATGATTGCAATGTTCCTGGTCATAGCTATCTCAGATCTCGGGCTGTATACTTCTCTCCTTAGCGGAAATATGCCTGAACCGGGAAAGTATAATTCTCCGAGAAATATATTTCTCATTCCGGGATTAAATGAGTTCATTCCTCTTACCTGGGGAGCTATTGCCCTTATAGTCACTCTTGTCGTGCATGAGTTTTCACATGCGATTCTTTGCAGAGTTGAAGGCATCCGGGTCAAATCTATGGGTATCCTGTATGCTCTGGTCCCCATAGGAGGTTTTGCGGAGCCTGACGATGAACAGCTTTTCGGGACGAAAGAGAAAACAGAAAGAGAACTTCCGCTGACAGCCACAATCGAGGAAATCGAAGAATGGGAAAAAGAAGAAAAAATAAGGCAAGAAACTGAGAAAACAAAGCCTGATGAACCGAAATCCGAGCCTGTAATCGGTGCAACAAGAACTCAGAGATCCCGGATTCTTGCAGCAGGTGTTATGGCCAATTTTAGCGTGGCTTTTATCGCTCTCCTGCTCTTCTTCGGGCCTGTACTCGGGGCAATTGCGCCCTTAAGTGATGCCATGATCCTGAGTGTAAACGAAAGTTCTCCGGCTGACCATGCAGGGCTCGAAAACGGCATGATAATAACGCAGATTAATGATGCCAATATCACGACAGCCGAAGATCTGCGAACATACCTTGAAAAAACCCAGCCTGGAGACACGGTTCGTATCTCTGCCACAAAAAACGGTACAGTCTCTACACATGATTTGCAGGTTGCCTCAGTCCCTGAGAACTATATCGGCGGAGGAGTGCCTGTAGGAGGAATTGTTTCGGGAAGTCCCGCAGAAGCTGCAGGGATCAAAACCGGAATGACAATGATCAGGATTAACGATACGAAGATGCAAAATGTTTCAAATTTCGTAAGTTTTATGGAAACCACCAGGGCAAACCAGACTGTGGAAGTAGAACTTCTTCCTCCTGAAAACTACACAGGCAACCTCACTGAAAAAGGCACTGTCGTCTTCGATGTGAAACTGTCATCCAATTCGGAGCATGATTACGGTTTCCTTGGAGTTGTTTACGGGAATAATGCAGTTATGGAACTCCCGATGCTCGGAGTCTCCGTGTTGATGCCTCAGGCAAAACTGTATCTTGAAGCCCTGAAGCAAATTCCATCCTTGCTAACTATGCCTGCAGGCTGGATCATTCTTTTTGGACTTCCAATTTATGGATTTGCAGGGGAAGGATTCCGAGGTTTTTCAGGTACCTTCATGCAGTTTTATCAGCCCGTGGGCTGGGCAGAACCTCTAGGAGTAGGGATTTTCTGGATTGCAAATACCTTGCTCTGGGTTGGCTGGCTGAACTTCTATGTCGGACTGTTCAACTGTTTGCCTGCCGTGCCCCTGGACGGAGGGCACGTGTTTAAGGATTCTACCTATTCCTTTGTATACCGGTTTACAAGGAATGACTCAATCTCAGAAAAGGTTTCAAACTCTATCACAGCAAGCTTTTCAATGTTAATCCTGTTCTCGTTTATCTTTATGATATTCGGGCCTTATATAGGGCAATGGATGTGA
- a CDS encoding CRISPR-associated endonuclease Cas4/Cas1: MDEPVARYEEPKLIPARMLNEFVYCPRLCYMEWVQGEFEHSEDTLEGKFVHRNVDQEKTKDLQGEEKKIHSTSVMLSGYETGVITRIDLLEESNGKAVPVEYKKGYVPDIPEKVYEPERIQLCAQGLVLKEKGFDCTEGVIYFVNSKKRVAVDFDEELIQKTKETILRFLETIGKKEIPAPLENSPKCSRCSLSGICLPDETNILKGSASQVRSLNVSKDDKKPVYVTGWGTSVHKKGDRLVIKKNDEELQSVPLRQISQLSIYGDAHISLPVLRSLIEMNVPVCYFSFGGWFYGLSHGVMSKNVDLRIHQYQTAFDSERSLAISRKMIAGKIKNCRTLLRRNDTEVSEKILSQLNSLEKKASNAKEIGQLLGIEGTAAQIYFSRFGNMLKQDLDCKFENRNKRPPTDPVNAVLSYLYGILTKEVFVTLFSVGFDPYMGFYHQPKYGKPALALDLMEEFRPLIADSVALTLFNNKTVTLEDFEITNFGVSLKDNTKKKIISGYERRINTEITHPIFGYKASYRRILEIQVRLLGRTVTKEIESYTPFCTR, translated from the coding sequence ATGGACGAACCTGTAGCTAGGTATGAAGAGCCGAAACTGATTCCTGCAAGAATGCTAAATGAATTTGTATATTGTCCACGTTTATGTTATATGGAGTGGGTACAGGGAGAATTTGAGCATAGTGAAGATACTTTGGAAGGAAAATTTGTTCATCGAAATGTAGATCAAGAAAAAACCAAAGATTTACAAGGTGAAGAAAAGAAGATTCATAGCACTTCTGTGATGCTTTCGGGTTATGAGACTGGTGTGATTACAAGAATTGACCTTCTAGAAGAATCAAACGGAAAAGCCGTGCCAGTTGAATACAAAAAGGGCTATGTTCCAGATATTCCTGAAAAAGTCTATGAACCGGAGAGAATTCAATTATGTGCTCAAGGCTTGGTGTTGAAAGAAAAGGGATTTGATTGCACGGAAGGAGTTATTTATTTTGTTAATTCAAAAAAAAGAGTGGCAGTTGACTTCGATGAGGAGCTTATCCAAAAAACTAAAGAAACAATTTTGAGGTTTCTTGAGACAATTGGAAAAAAAGAGATTCCGGCTCCTCTTGAAAATAGTCCTAAATGCTCCAGATGTTCACTTTCGGGAATTTGTCTTCCCGATGAGACTAATATTTTAAAAGGTTCAGCCTCACAAGTTAGATCATTAAATGTATCTAAAGACGACAAAAAACCCGTTTATGTTACTGGATGGGGAACTTCAGTACACAAGAAAGGAGATAGGTTGGTTATTAAGAAGAATGATGAAGAACTGCAGAGCGTCCCGTTAAGGCAAATATCCCAACTATCAATTTATGGGGATGCTCATATTTCTTTGCCGGTACTAAGAAGTTTAATTGAAATGAATGTGCCTGTGTGTTATTTTTCCTTTGGGGGTTGGTTTTATGGGCTATCACATGGGGTTATGAGTAAAAATGTTGATTTAAGGATTCATCAATATCAGACTGCTTTTGATTCAGAAAGGTCACTGGCAATTTCTCGCAAGATGATTGCTGGCAAAATCAAAAATTGTCGGACTTTATTAAGAAGAAACGACACTGAAGTTTCAGAGAAAATTCTCTCTCAATTAAATTCTCTTGAAAAAAAGGCATCGAATGCAAAAGAAATCGGACAGCTTTTAGGTATAGAAGGAACTGCAGCCCAAATTTATTTTTCGAGATTTGGCAATATGTTGAAACAAGATCTTGACTGTAAATTTGAAAATCGAAATAAAAGGCCTCCTACCGACCCGGTAAATGCTGTTCTTTCATATTTATATGGTATATTGACAAAAGAAGTCTTTGTAACTTTATTTTCGGTAGGTTTTGATCCTTATATGGGTTTCTATCACCAACCTAAATATGGAAAACCAGCTCTAGCACTTGATTTAATGGAAGAGTTTCGGCCATTGATAGCAGATTCTGTTGCTCTAACGCTTTTCAACAACAAAACAGTGACACTAGAAGATTTCGAAATAACAAATTTTGGAGTTTCGTTAAAGGACAATACAAAAAAGAAAATAATTAGTGGATATGAGAGAAGAATAAATACGGAAATAACTCACCCTATCTTTGGGTACAAAGCAAGTTATAGAAGAATTTTGGAAATACAGGTTAGACTTTTAGGCAGAACCGTTACTAAAGAAATAGAATCATACACTCCATTTTGTACAAGATAA
- the cas2 gene encoding CRISPR-associated endonuclease Cas2 has translation MSGLNCYIVSYDIKEPTRLRQVHNTVEGFGSPLHYSVFRCDLSKKSKVELIAALTDIINSDEDSVMIINLGPANKNLDKKITFIGQKPEVEEEDFIIV, from the coding sequence ATGTCAGGATTAAACTGTTACATCGTGAGTTATGACATCAAAGAGCCAACTAGATTAAGACAAGTGCACAACACTGTTGAAGGATTTGGGTCTCCACTTCACTATTCAGTCTTTCGTTGTGACCTTTCAAAAAAAAGCAAAGTGGAACTCATTGCAGCGCTTACCGATATAATAAATTCTGATGAAGACAGTGTAATGATAATAAATTTGGGCCCAGCGAACAAAAACCTTGATAAGAAGATAACTTTCATAGGTCAGAAACCTGAAGTTGAAGAGGAAGATTTCATTATTGTTTAA